Proteins from one Pseudomonas sp. KBS0710 genomic window:
- a CDS encoding ComF family protein gives MHCQPGYKHQVYIWLENNQFCLICDEATNTHQPVCNVCETELPWLLEHCEVCALPLPREGLICGACQKKPPAYKQVIAPWTYGFPVDTLISRFKHQSRWPLGHLLARLLGQYLQHRFDDTGLTRPDCLLPVPMARKRLRERGFNQALMLARWLSEDLDLPHDEHLLLRPHETVAQQALDAKTRQRNLLTAFALAPGAQVQGRHFALVDDVLTTGATAHSLARLLMAAGAGQVDVYCLARTPKPGT, from the coding sequence ATGCACTGTCAACCTGGATACAAACACCAAGTTTACATCTGGTTAGAAAACAACCAATTCTGTTTAATCTGCGATGAAGCAACAAACACCCACCAGCCGGTGTGCAACGTCTGCGAAACCGAGCTGCCCTGGCTGTTGGAGCACTGCGAGGTGTGCGCCCTGCCACTGCCGAGGGAAGGTTTGATCTGTGGCGCCTGTCAAAAAAAGCCGCCTGCCTATAAACAGGTGATCGCCCCCTGGACCTACGGTTTCCCCGTCGACACCCTTATCAGCCGCTTCAAGCACCAGTCGCGCTGGCCCCTCGGCCATCTGCTCGCCCGCTTGCTGGGGCAGTATCTGCAACACCGTTTCGACGACACCGGACTCACCCGCCCCGACTGCCTGCTGCCGGTGCCCATGGCGCGCAAGCGTCTGCGTGAGCGCGGCTTCAACCAGGCGCTGATGCTGGCCCGTTGGCTCAGCGAAGACCTCGACCTCCCACACGATGAACACCTGTTGTTACGCCCCCATGAAACCGTCGCGCAACAAGCCCTCGACGCCAAGACCCGCCAACGCAACCTGCTCACGGCGTTTGCGCTGGCACCGGGTGCCCAGGTGCAGGGCCGCCACTTCGCGCTGGTGGACGACGTACTCACCACCGGCGCCACCGCCCACAGCCTGGCCCGGCTGTTGATGGCTGCCGGCGCCGGTCAGGTCGATGTGTACTGCCTGGCCCGCACGCCTAAACCGGGCACATGA
- the bioB gene encoding biotin synthase BioB, whose amino-acid sequence MSASTSATLRHDWSLAEVKALFVQPFNDLLFQAQTVHRAHFDANRVQVSTLLSIKTGACPEDCKYCPQSGHYNTGLEKEKLMEVQKVLEEAARAKAIGSTRFCMGAAWKHPSAKDMPYVLQMVKGVKAMGLETCMTLGRLDQDQTEALAQAGLDYYNHNLDTSPEFYGSIITTRTYGERLQTLAYVRDSGMKICSGGILGMGESLDDRANLLIQLANLPEHPESVPINMLVKVAGTPLENAEDIDPFDFIRMLAVARILMPESHVRLSAGREAMNEQMQALAFFAGANSIFYGDKLLTTANPQADKDMQLFSRLGILPEAREEHADEVHQAAIEQALVEQKSSEQFYNAVV is encoded by the coding sequence ATGAGCGCCAGCACCTCTGCCACCCTGCGTCACGATTGGTCTTTAGCCGAAGTCAAAGCGCTGTTTGTGCAACCCTTCAATGACCTGTTGTTCCAGGCGCAGACCGTGCACCGCGCGCATTTCGACGCCAACCGCGTGCAGGTCTCGACCTTGCTGTCGATCAAAACCGGCGCCTGCCCGGAAGATTGCAAATATTGTCCGCAGTCGGGCCACTACAACACCGGCCTGGAAAAAGAAAAGCTGATGGAAGTGCAGAAGGTCCTCGAAGAGGCGGCCCGCGCCAAAGCCATCGGCTCGACGCGCTTTTGCATGGGGGCCGCCTGGAAGCACCCGTCGGCCAAAGACATGCCCTATGTGCTGCAAATGGTCAAAGGCGTGAAGGCCATGGGCCTGGAAACCTGCATGACCCTCGGCCGACTCGATCAGGACCAGACCGAAGCGCTGGCCCAGGCCGGCCTGGACTACTACAACCACAACCTCGACACCTCGCCGGAGTTCTACGGCAGCATCATCACCACCCGCACTTACGGCGAGCGCCTGCAAACCCTGGCCTACGTGCGTGATTCGGGGATGAAGATCTGCTCGGGCGGCATCCTCGGCATGGGCGAGTCCCTCGACGACCGTGCCAACCTGCTGATCCAACTGGCCAACCTGCCGGAGCATCCGGAGTCAGTGCCGATCAACATGCTGGTGAAGGTCGCCGGTACGCCGCTGGAAAACGCCGAAGACATCGACCCGTTCGACTTCATCCGCATGCTCGCCGTGGCGCGCATCCTGATGCCAGAGTCCCATGTGCGCCTGTCGGCCGGCCGTGAAGCCATGAACGAGCAGATGCAGGCCCTGGCGTTTTTTGCCGGCGCCAACTCGATCTTCTACGGCGACAAGTTGCTGACCACCGCCAACCCGCAGGCCGACAAGGACATGCAACTGTTCTCGCGCCTGGGGATCTTGCCGGAAGCGCGTGAAGAGCACGCCGATGAAGTGCATCAGGCAGCGATTGAGCAGGCGTTGGTGGAGCAAAAGAGCAGCGAGCAGTTTTATAACGCGGTGGTTTAA
- the bioF gene encoding 8-amino-7-oxononanoate synthase, which produces MSFDLAARLAARRAEHLYRQRPLLESPQGPQVVVDGQPLLAFCNNDYLGLANHPQVIEAWRAGASRWGVGGGASHLVIGHATPHHELEEALADLTGRPRALLFTTGYMANLGAVTALVGQGDTVLEDRLNHASLLDAGLLSGARFNRYLHNDADSLAKRLEKATGNTLVVTDGVFSMDGDLADLPALAREARAKGAWLMVDDAHGFGPLGPTGGGIVEHFGLSQEDVPVLVGTLGKAFGTAGAFVAGSEELIESLIQFARPYIYTTSQPPALACATLKSLELLRTEHWRREHLNGLIRQFRQGAEQIGLKLMDSFTPIQPILIGDSATAMRLSQMLRERGLMVTAIRPPTVPAGSARLRVTLTAAHSAAQVQLLLNGLDECFRLLSITEPDHA; this is translated from the coding sequence ATGTCTTTTGATCTCGCCGCGCGCCTCGCTGCCCGCCGTGCCGAACACCTTTATCGCCAACGCCCTTTGCTTGAGAGCCCGCAAGGCCCGCAAGTGGTGGTGGATGGCCAACCGCTGTTGGCGTTCTGCAATAACGACTACCTGGGCCTGGCCAACCACCCGCAAGTGATTGAAGCCTGGCGCGCCGGTGCGTCCCGTTGGGGCGTGGGCGGTGGCGCTTCGCACCTGGTGATCGGCCATGCCACGCCGCATCATGAACTCGAGGAAGCCCTGGCGGACCTCACCGGGCGCCCGCGCGCGCTGCTGTTTACCACCGGCTATATGGCCAACCTGGGCGCGGTCACCGCGTTGGTGGGGCAGGGCGATACGGTGCTGGAAGATCGCCTTAACCACGCCTCGCTGCTGGATGCCGGCCTGCTGTCCGGGGCGCGTTTCAACCGCTATCTGCATAACGACGCCGACAGTTTGGCCAAGCGCCTGGAGAAGGCCACCGGCAATACATTGGTGGTCACCGATGGCGTGTTCAGCATGGACGGCGATCTGGCCGACCTGCCTGCGCTGGCCCGTGAGGCACGCGCCAAAGGCGCCTGGTTGATGGTCGATGACGCCCATGGCTTCGGCCCGTTGGGCCCTACGGGCGGTGGCATCGTCGAGCATTTCGGCCTGAGCCAGGAAGATGTGCCGGTATTGGTCGGCACCCTCGGTAAAGCCTTCGGCACGGCCGGGGCGTTTGTGGCGGGCAGTGAAGAGCTGATCGAAAGCCTGATCCAGTTCGCCCGGCCCTACATCTACACCACCAGCCAGCCACCGGCATTGGCCTGCGCCACCTTGAAGAGCCTGGAGCTGTTGCGCACCGAGCACTGGCGGCGTGAGCACCTCAATGGCCTGATCCGCCAGTTCCGTCAGGGCGCCGAGCAGATCGGCTTAAAGCTGATGGACAGCTTTACGCCAATCCAGCCGATTTTGATCGGCGACAGCGCCACCGCCATGCGCCTGTCGCAAATGCTGCGCGAGCGCGGCCTGATGGTCACGGCCATCCGCCCACCGACCGTGCCGGCAGGCAGTGCGCGTTTGCGCGTGACATTGACGGCAGCCCACAGCGCGGCCCAGGTGCAGCTATTGTTAAACGGATTGGATGAGTGTTTCCGGTTGTTAAGTATTACGGAGCCCGACCATGCGTGA
- a CDS encoding alpha/beta fold hydrolase → MRDRLVLLPGWGLGVSPLEPLAAALQGLDEHLQVHIEPLPVLASSDLDEWLDELDATLPDNAWLGGWSLGGMLASELAARRGERCCGLLTMASNPCFVAHDGWPSAMPAETFDVFLAGCHADSQVTLKRFGLLCAKGAADPRGLSRLLVGGAPNAPSSVLMPGLELLAQLDTRAALQAYRGPQLHLFAGMDELVPAEAASALLALLPDVEIGLIEQAGHAFLLEDPHGVAGAIQAFLHECVDD, encoded by the coding sequence ATGCGTGATCGATTGGTATTGCTGCCCGGTTGGGGGCTCGGCGTGTCGCCGCTGGAGCCTCTGGCTGCCGCCTTGCAGGGTTTGGACGAACACTTGCAAGTGCATATCGAGCCGTTGCCGGTGCTGGCTTCCAGCGATCTGGATGAATGGCTCGACGAACTCGACGCCACGCTGCCGGACAACGCCTGGCTGGGCGGCTGGTCCCTGGGCGGCATGCTCGCCTCCGAGCTGGCGGCGCGGCGCGGCGAACGCTGCTGCGGGCTGCTGACAATGGCGAGCAATCCGTGTTTTGTCGCCCATGATGGTTGGCCCAGTGCCATGCCCGCTGAGACCTTCGACGTATTCCTTGCCGGTTGCCATGCCGACTCTCAGGTCACCCTCAAACGTTTCGGTTTGCTGTGCGCCAAAGGTGCCGCAGACCCGCGCGGGCTGTCGCGTTTGTTGGTCGGCGGCGCACCAAATGCACCTTCCAGCGTGTTGATGCCCGGTCTGGAGTTGCTTGCACAACTGGATACCCGCGCCGCTTTGCAGGCGTATCGCGGCCCGCAACTGCACCTGTTTGCGGGCATGGATGAGCTGGTGCCCGCCGAAGCCGCGAGTGCTTTGCTGGCGCTGTTGCCCGATGTAGAAATCGGCCTGATTGAACAGGCCGGTCACGCGTTTCTTCTGGAAGACCCTCACGGTGTAGCGGGGGCCATCCAGGCTTTTTTGCATGAGTGTGTCGATGACTG